TTTTACCGCGTGCCGATAATAATAGCCGTAGCGCTGAACCCTTGCATCATGTACGGGGATCTCCAGAAGCGCCGCACACCAAATATAACACGAAGGAAGCGGTCACGCGGCACGCTTATATAGCTGCTTTCCGTTGAATCTAACAAAATGAGATGGTGGAGCACTACAGGAGAAACTTCCTGCTCTGCTCCGGGATGGCAACACCGGATAGACATCGCTGCAACAACGGTTGCAACTGTTCGAGAGCACATGTAAAAATTGATCACAACATTTCTGTTATGGAGAAAGTATGAAGTCAAACCTTTCTAGACATTACACTGAATGAACGTGCCTTCTGTTGCCGTTTGTTTCTCTGTTCTACCaacagtttgattccttcactgtAATACCTCCTTTTTATATCAACGAGGGAGTAAATAAATAGCATCAATTTAAAATACATTTTCGCAGAACTATGGGCTGTAGTGTGCAACGCCGGCATGATGAACAATGGACTCATCGAATGGATGACAATGGACAGCATCAAGCGCATCTTTGACGTCAACGTCTTCGGAGTGGTACGGGTGGTGAAGCGGTTCCTTCATATGCTCAGGGAGAGCAGGGGGCGAGTGGTCATCGTCACTAGCGGTCATTGTAAGTATTCGTAGAAAGGTACAGCCGCTTAACAGAAGAGTACTGTGACTGAGCAGCGCTCGCAGTGGTCGAAAATCGATTAAAGTCTTTTAGCATAGCGCGCAGCCATATCGTTTTGCCACCGCTACAGCGagccgccagtgcgcatgcgcagattgtCATGAggacaccagatggcgccacgtgcccgccACCTGAGAGCACACCTGCAGCGTCGGTACCAATCAACGCGTGCGCACTGACGGTGCGTGGAAACGGTATACGGTAGCGGTGTCGGTACGCGCTTTGCTAAAGGTCTCGATTAACGCGACGGTCGCGTACGCGTGACAAAACAAATActgcagccgccacggtggctgagtggttatggcgctcgactgctggcccgaaagacgcgggttcgatcccggccgcggcggcagaatttcgatggaggcgaaattctagaggcccgtgtactgtgcgatgtcagtgcacgttaaggaaccccaggtggtcgaaatttccggagccctccactacggcgtccctcatagcctcagcccttttgggacgttaaacccccataaaccataaacaaatacTCCGTTTACGTTTTGGGATGAGTCGAGTGAGTGCTGTATGCTGTGATAAATATGTAGGCGCGTAGATTGTCGACTTATCGAGCGCCGCGTTTACGGGCAGCGTCCCGAGAGTGTTCGTTCTCTGTTGTACCCCCGCCTCACTTTTGTTTTCacaactcctgcagtgacgtgggagattGTTTTGGTCAGACAGATTTTTCAGGCAATTGTTCCGGCTGTGTTCCGGTTTTTAAGAAGATTTCactcattgcaaaaaaaaaaattctggagacctaccatattaggttgcaaggccgtgacacatgcgtcagtgcaccgtctttgcATTTCAGGATTAAGGAATTTATTTTCCTAAGCGGAAGTGTGCGAGTGCAGTTTGATAGGCAAAGTAAGTGTCTTTTGTTGTTTGCCAGATATTGAGCGTGTATCCACTACTTGGTGAATGGtcactaatgtttttttttttagtgtgtctcATACGCATGCGTGTTGTGGTGACCTAGGTTGGCTGTTTCTCGgctaaacttcagttgttagtccagcgttgtcctgtgttcttatTTCCTAGTGTGTCGTATTTTCGCTGGTGAAGATATAtctgagagagagagggtttattgataagaaaggcagagaggttggcctgaaaaataaatatctggcctgctactctgcactgggggacgggaagaggagataaaagaaggtcacgacgggggacgatgatgatgggaggaggcaggtgaaaaactacttaaaaaaaaacaaggcacactttctgacatcccaaacgcgagacaaggtccgtgtcgctaaaaaagcgtgagagcgctcgagttgcctttacagttctaaaactatctggccaagcgccgaggatcaaatccccagagaggagcgatgtgtccataggcttcagagcagatgcgagtatgagtctttcacgtgcatacgctggacacgccactaaaatatgttctatagtctctagcacgccacatgtggtgcattctggggagtccgcttgtcctattaagtgcaagtatttgcgcgtgaatgccacgtttaaacgtagtctacggataacgcatgcagtagggcgaggtattccgcgaggaactgaaaaggtcatcgtcggatctagatATGTCTGAAGTACACTAACTAGCCACGTGGTTACCTTGTTAAAAATATTTTGTGTGCAGCTATGTAAAAGCAGGTGCCCTGAGGGAATGGCCATGCGTTGCAGATAGCTCTCCCTTATGTGGACTGAGCTGGTGGTCCAGTGGCTTGGGATGGCGGCATAGCACAAATTTGCTTGTTCTTTCTACACCCGGGTTACTACTTAGAGTATGCAAGTGTTTTTGGTTTTCGAACATTTTGCTGCTTCTTGAAAATCTAAACATTtctgcggatttttttttttactttttttcgcaGCTTACTTTACACTTCCCTTCATAACGCCGTACGCTATGACGAAACATGCAGTCATTTCTCTGGTGGATGGTCTGAGACGTGAGTGCTATGAGAAAAGTGTCGACGTCGTGGCCGTCGAGCCATTGCTCTACAGGTAAGCATTTGCTCTACAGCTGATGGGGTCTTGATTAATGGGAAAATTGCCTGCTAGAGGTAGAGTGCTGGTAAAAAAGTCCGCAGGCCGCAGAGTCTACTTTTGAGGTGTGTAGTGTGACGTTTACGACATTCCCGAACGCCAAAATATATCTACTGGTTAAAAGAAGGCTCATTCCCTCCGCTGAGAACCTTGGTAGGTTCAGAGGGGCCTTAAGCGCGCGACTAAACCGCTCGGAAGAAGACTCTATAACCTCGGCACTTTTGGTAAACTCTGTAATAGCAACATACGTTAGTATTATGTGGGCCTAGAACCAAAACGCTTCAACAAAATACCTTAGTTAAGAAACAAACAAATTAAAAGATTAACCACAATTTAAGACAATCTGCGTATTTCTGCTTTACGTGTATTAGTGCAAATTTACTAAGAGGTATCCGAAATGCCTGGTTTTTATTGATGCACCAAACTTCTAGCGAAGGAATCCAAGAAATGTGCACATTAAAATGAGATCTGCTTCAGCTATTTCAATTAACAACTTGCAGGTCAAGAGTTACCGAGGCCGTTGGCTGCGTAAGTGCCGTTGAAAAAGAACTCAAGAGCCAGCCCAGCGAAGTGACAGCGAACTACAGCCAGCAAGAGATTCGCGACTGGGCACAGTCAGTCAACGCCCTCTACAACTGGAGGATTAAGGACGACATTCAAGAAATTGTTGACCAGATGGTTCTCGCCGTCAGGGAGACAGATCCAAAGAGTCGGTATAGAACGATGAGCCTGTTTGACTATGTCTGGGTTGGCGGCCTGAGGGCTCTGCCTGCAGAAGCCGCGGACATTATTTTGTTCTGGCTGAGAAAGATGCTGGTGTGGAAGAAGTAAGCGTCGGCGTGTTCGCGGCGGTGTGATATATTGTGGATAACGTGGCGATAGTAGCTGCAAAGGTCGTGCTAATTAAGTAAGCCTTGACGAATACAGTGGGTTCATTTTAAACTCTTGAGGGTGTGCTggaattttgttttgtttcggaCTTTTGATTCTGCACCTTTGCTATGAGTTTCAAGCAAGACTTTGGCCTTCGGAATGTTACGCAAAGTTTTGCACTTCAGTAAGTTATTTGCTTCTGGAACCGCTCCTGCACTACACTGGCTTCGAATCAACCGGTCGCTGTTGCATGCTTACAA
The genomic region above belongs to Amblyomma americanum isolate KBUSLIRL-KWMA chromosome 9, ASM5285725v1, whole genome shotgun sequence and contains:
- the LOC144104290 gene encoding retinol dehydrogenase 7-like isoform X2, with product MRVSWTLFLVLTALLWFLWPRLPLLSGISECVGTLLLVTCASYFLAKWLWGLVCVRQISGDGKAVLITGCDSGFGHLLAKCLARDGFLVFAGCLDAKSEGALSLKNLKRIKVLQMDVTKDADIDNTHRIVKEELGTHQLWAVVCNAGMMNNGLIEWMTMDSIKRIFDVNVFGVVRVVKRFLHMLRESRGRVVIVTSGHSYFTLPFITPYAMTKHAVISLVDGLRRECYEKSVDVVAVEPLLYRSRVTEAVGCVSAVEKELKSQPSEVTANYSQQEIRDWAQSVNALYNWRIKDDIQEIVDQMVLAVRETDPKSRYRTMSLFDYVWVGGLRALPAEAADIILFWLRKMLVWKK